GCCCGCCAGGGCGGCGGCTCCGTCGGCGCCGGCGATCTTGCCGCGGGTGTGGCGCAGCAGGCGCTCCAGGTAAGTCTGCTCCTGGGCCTCCCAGGTGGGGGGCTTGCTGGCGCGCTCACCGCGGGCGGGGAGCGCGCCGGGGGGCAGGCGCAGCTCGCGTCCCGCCGAGAGGATGGCGGCCCGCTCCAGCACGTTGTGCAGTTCGCGCACGTTGCCGGGCCAGGTATAGCCCTCCAGCTGGGCGCGTACCGCATCGGGCAGCTGGATGGGGGCGCGACGATTCTCCCGGGCGAAGCGGTCGAGAAAGCCTTCGGCCAGAGCGGCGATGTCGTCGGGCCGTTCCCGCAGGGGTGGCAGGTGGATGGGGAAGACGCTCAGACGGTAGAAGAGGTCCTCACGAAAGCGCCCCTCCGCCACGGCGGCACGCAGATCTGTGTGGGTGGCAGCCACCAGGCGCACATCCACCTTGCGGGATTTTTCGCTGCCCAGGGGATCGATCTCCTTCTCCTGGATGGCCCGCAGGAGCTTGGGTTGCAGGTCCAGGGGGAGGTCGCCGATCTCGTCGAGGAACAGCGTGCCGCCATCGGCCAGCTCGAACCTGCCCTTGCGGGCCGTGGCCGCCCCGCTGAATGCCCCCTTCACATGGCCGAAGAGTTCGGATTCGATGAGTGTGGCGGGCAGGGCGCTGCAGTTCACTTTGATGAAGGGCTTCTCACGCCGGGGCGAGAGGTGGTGCAGGGTCTGGGCCACCTTCTCCTTGCCCGTGCCGGTCTCGCCCGTGACAAGCACCGTGGCGGTGGTGGAAGCCACCTGCCGCAGCTGGTCGAGGATGCCGCGCATGGCGGGGCTTTCAGCGCGCAGCGGCTCCTGCAGGACATCCCGCCGCTGGGCTTCACGGAAATAGCTCACTTCCTCCGCGAGGCTGCGCTCCCGCTCCGCCAGCCGCGCCAGATGCTCGGCCTGCTTGAGGCCCAGGGCCAGGAGGGAGGCGAAGACGCCGACATGATGAAGCACACTGTCGGGGTACTGGCGGCACACCATGGCATCCAGCGTCATGAGGCCGAAGGTCTCACCCTGGCTGCGCAGCGGCGCCACCAGGCAACTGTGCCCGTGGGGCATCTCCAGCAGGCCATGGAAGGTATCCTCGCCGGGATCGTCCTCCTCGAAGGTGGCGGGGCGGGAGCGGGCCTTGAGCGCGTTCTGCAGACGCAGGTTGCCCCGCACCGGGATGAGCGCCTCGGAAAGCTGGGGCGTGGCCAGGGGGCCCATGGCGTGGGCCACGCGCAGGCCATCACCCTCGCGCAGCAGCACCGTGGCCAGGTCGTAGGGCACCAGCTGCCCCAGGCGCTCGAAGGCGTGGGCCACCATGCGATCCGGCTCCTCACCCAGGGTGAGCAGCGCACCGGCTTCCTCCACCAGGCGGGCCCCGGTCAACGCGGCATCGAGATCCGGAATGGGCACAACCACCTCTGGCCTGATTCTCGATATTTCGAGAGAGAGGTCAAGAACTTACCCTCAGTCAAACAGTTCCCTCAACCCAAAGGTATACTCGCCTATCTCTGTCTAGAAGGATGCGCTTGAACCAGGATCCCTCCCACTTCGGTTCCTACCGGTTGCTCTCCCGTCTGGGTGAGGGGGCCATGGGCGAAGTCTGGCGGGCCCTGGACCTGCGTCTCGAGCGCGAAGTGGCCATCAAGATCCTGAAGGATGCCGACGATCTGCGCCGCAAGGCGCTCATCGGCGAGGCCAAGCTGGCCTGCCAGCTGAACCACCCCAACATCGCCCACATCTACGACGCGGGCGAAGTGGATGGCACCCCCTTCATCGCCATGGAGTTGGTGGAGGGTCGCACCTTGCGGGCCCTGGTGGGCCAGCCCCTGGAGGGCGAAGCGCTGCTCGATCTGGCTCGCCAGGCGGCTTCGGCCCTTTCCCACGCCCACCAGAAGGGCATCGTCCACCGCGATATCAAGCCCGAGAACCTGCTGCTGACCGACGAGGGGCAGCTGAAGATCCTGGATTTCGGCATCGCCCGGCGGGGCGTGGAGGATTTGCCCTCGGGGGCCACCTCCCACCACATGACCCTGGTGGAGCGCACGGCGCCGGGCTACAGCCAGGGCACCCCCGCCTACATGAGCCCCGAGCAGGCCAACGGCCAGGCGCTCACGGGCCAATCCGATCAGTTCAGCCTGGGCGTGGTGCTCTACGAACTGGCCACGGCGGTGCATCCCTTCCTGCGGGGCAGCCTCGTGGACACGCTCTACGCCGTGACGCGGGATGAACCCCGGCCGCTGTCCGAAGCCCGGCCCGATCTGCCGCGCACGGTGCAGGACGCCATCCACCGCCTCATGGCCAAGGCGCCCAAGGATCGCTTCCCCAACCTGCAGGCCCTGGCGGCTGGCCTTTCCGAAAACGTGGCCACGGCCATGGTTTCGCATCTGAGTCGACCGGTGCCCACCCTGCGCCGAAAAGGGCGGCGCTGGCTGCTGCCCGCTGTGGGCGCCACCCTCGTCGTGGGGGCCGCCGCCGGTCTGTGGCTGTGGCGCCGCTCGGACGGCACGGGACTGGGTGAAGCGCGTCGCGCCTCCCGGGAGGATTTCACCAAGGGCCGCCGCGTGGTGGCAGTGCTGCCCCTGGAGCAGATGCAGCCTGATTCAGAACACGCTTGGCTGAGCAACAGTTTCGCCGACGCCATGGCCTTTGGCCTGGTGCGGCGCGAGGACATGGCCGTGGTGGATCGCCTTCGCGTGGTGGAGGCCATGCATCAGTTGGGTGACACGCCGGGCCAGGCGCCCAAGGCCGTGGGGGAACTGGGCCGCCAGCTCAAGGCCGAGTTGCTGGTGCTGGGCAGTTATCAAGTGGTTGGCGGTCAGCTGCGCATGGGCGTGCGCGTGCTCGACGCAGTGCGCGGCGCGACCCTGCACCAATTCCAGCTGGATCGCCCTGTGGCAGACCTGCTGAAGCTCGAGGACGAACTGCAGCAACGACTGCCCCAGGAGATGGGACTGGGCAGCGATCCGGGTTCCCTGCGTTCCCAGGCCAAGCTGCCGCGCACGCGGGAGCTCTACACCAAGGCGCTGCAGGTCATCACCGATGGCAACCAGGATTCGATCCGCCTGGCCAATTCCCTGTTGGCCACGGCCATCGAGGGCGAACCGGACTATGCCCCGGCTCGCGCCGAGTATGCCTGGACCCTGGCCGAACTGGGCGCCACCACGGCCCTCAGCCAGGGCCGCTATGACGAGGCCCAGACCCTGCTGCGTCAGGGCAAGCAGGCGGCGGAACAGGCCATCGCCCTGGATCCCAGCGCCTCCCAGGCCTACCGGGCCCTGGCTTCCATCCAGCTCCGCATGGGCGATCTGGAAGGCTCCAGCCGGGCTGCGTTGCAGGCCGTGCGCCTTGATCCCGCGGACCACAAGGCCTACGACGTGCTGGCGGATGTGTTCGCCGGGCTCGAAGGTGACGACAACCATCAGGCGGCGCGCCGCTACTTCGAGAAGTCCCTGGCCCTGTTCCCGGAGGGCTGGCAGGCCCATCACCGTCTGGGTGTCTTCCTCCAGAACGAAGGGGAACTGCCCCTGGCCTTGCAGCACGCGGACCGTGCCTTGGCGCTGAGACCTGCGGCCGAGTACGCCTACGTGACCGCCGCAGATGCGCTGCTGTGGATGGGTCGCAGCCAGGAGGCCGAATTACGGCTGCGCGCGGGCCTGCGCGAAATCCCCGGTTCCAACGTGCTGCGCAGCCTCATGGCCTATACGGCCTGGGATCGGAGCGACCGGGCCTCTGCGGAAAGCTACCTGCGGGAACTGGAAGGCGTGTGGCCGCCAGACCACTCGAACACCGTGCTGATGACGGGGTTGAAGCAGGCCTTGGCGGGAGATCGCGCCGGAGCCAAGGCCACCTTCGAGGCCTATCGGCAGAAGCTGGCCGCCATCGACCTTTCCCAGCGCAAGCACAACGAACGGCGGGTGATTTCCGTGAACCTCTACTTCATGGCCCGCGTGGTGGCCCGGCTGGGCGATCGGGCCGCCGCCCAGGCCCTGGTGGAATTGGCGGACCGCTTCCACCCCGGCAAGCTCAAGGTCGCCCAGCAGGACCCGGTGTTCCATTAGCCTCTAAGCGTGTGCTGGGGCGCTGCTTCGGGCCTCGGTCACCAGGGCTTCGATGCGGGCCCGCACTTCCTTCATGAGGGCTTCCCGGTCGCCGTATTCGGAAGGGTGCACCGGTGCGCCCATCCGCAGCTGGTAGCGGCCGGGGCGGATTCGCATGCTGCCCGGGGGAAGCACCTGATGGCCACCGAGGGTGGCCATGGGCACGATGGGTACTCCGGCATCCAGGGCCAGGGCGAAACCGCCCTTCTTGAAGGGCAGCATGGTGCCCGTGCGACTGCGGGTGCCCTCGGGAAAGATCACCACGTTCTTGCCGCCGCGGATCTGCTGGGCGGCGTCGTGGATGCTGCGGATGGCCCGCTCCCGGTCACCGCGGTCGATGAAGATCACGCCCGCAGCCCAGCCGGCCCAGCCGATGAAGGGCACGTATTTCAGTTCTTTTTTGGCGATGTAAACCGCGGGCACGGGCAGGGCGGCCACGAGCATGGGCGGGTCCAGCTGGCTTTCATGGTTCGACATGAAGATGACGGATTGGCGGCCCTGGCGGATGTCCTCCGGCAACTGCTCCCAACCCTGCAGTGTGAATGGCACGCGGCAGAACCACGCAAGGCCCCGGGCGAACAGGGGGCCGACGGTGAAAAAGGCCCGGCGCCGCCCGAGGAAGGGAACGGCCAGGAGAATGGCGACCACGGTCAGGGGTACGGTGGCCAGGGCCCAGGCCGCCATCACTGCACCACCGAATCCTGTATCCCGCCAGCTGGCCACGCCGCCTCCTCCGTGCTATCTAAAACTAGCAGTTATGGAGGTCTCCCGTGGGCATCACCGAGCAGATCCTGGCCGACCACGCCGCGCGCAAAGATGCGGAGGGCATCACTTGGTTCACCGCCGATGACCTCAAGCGTCTGGGCATCCAGGACCGTCTGTTCACCATCATGCAGACCGTGCAGCACACCTTGCGTCTGAGGAAGGCACACCAGGTGGTCGAGAGCCATGGCTGCACCGACCGCTGGAGTCTGCAGGACGTGCACTGACACCGTTCTCCCTCAATCGTAAAGGAGCCACCACGGAGACACGGAGCATGGGCCAATGGCCTGCCCATGACGGAGAAGCACGGAGGTCTCCGTGCCACATCGGTGGGCTCAGTGCCTCCGTGATGGATCAGTCTCCTTGATGGCAGTTTGAAAGGAAAGTCAGCTCTGGCGGGCCGCTTCCATGGCGGTTGCGCGCGGATGGAGCACCTGGTTCTCCAGGAAGATGTGGAGGTGGAGATCCGCCTCCAGTTCCTTCAACCCTTCGTAGAGCGCACGGAAAGTGGCGCAGCCATCCGCGGGAACGGTGTAATCGCTGGTGCGGACCCGCAGCTTGACCAGCAGCCCGCCGACGATCTCGTGCTCGGATTCCATGACACGGATGGGGCTCTGCACGGTGCCGAAGCAGGCCTGGGCCGGGGCGCCGGATTCCATGGAGCGGATGAAGGGGAAGAGGATCTGCTCCTCCTTGAGCAGGTGCGGCATGAGGTCCATGGAGAGCTCCTGGAAGAGGTCGAACACCTCGTCCAGCTCGGGATGGTTTTCGCTGTGGGCGCCCAGCACCTTCTCCAGCAGCAGCTCCAGCCGTGGCAATTCGGAACGCAGGTAGGCGTGGTGGGTGGCCTCAATGTGGGCCATGAGCTCAGTCAGGGAAGCCTCTGCCCAGTTCCGGGCCGGGGCCGCGCTGGAATCGCCCAAGGTCGCCAGACCCGCGAGCACCTCGGCGGGGGAACGTCCGGCCACCTCGCAGGCCTCGCGCAGGGAGCGGTGCCCGCCGCAGCAGTAATCCACGCCCTGGCCTTCCAGGTACCGCATGGTTTCAGGGTGGGCCAGCACCAGCGCGCCAACCTTGGTGTCGAGATTGAGGGTCATGGTGCCTCCGCGGGAATGGCTCCCTGCCTCCACGATGGGGGGCCTGGGCAGTGCATGGGGTCACATATACGACTAAAAAGGTCTGATTTTCTTTAAATGTTCAAACCGGTCATTCACACCCTTGCGCAACAAGGTCTACGGCACGGGGTCGATACCGCCCCGGGTGAAGGGAGAGCAGCGCAGCAGACGCCAACTGGTGAGCAGGCCGCCGCGGAGGGTGCCGTATTTCTGGATGCAGCCCAAGCCGTAGTGGCTGCAGGTGGGGGTGAACTTGCACTGGGTGGGCAGGTGGCTCGACAGCGTGGCTTGGTAGGCGCGGATGGCGCCGCGGCACAGCCAGGCCGTGGGCTGGAAGCGCACGGGCAGGAAGGCCTCCAAAGCGAGGGCGAGCCCCAGGGCCGCGAAGGGGTGGGCCAGCAGCCAGTCCACGGACTTAGACCTTGGCCGCATCCGCCTCGGCCTTGACCTTGCGCGCCTCTTCCAGGAAAGCGGGCACGAGGTCTTCCTCTTTTACCTTCCGGATGAGTTCGCCCTTGCGGTAGATGAGTCCCTCACCGGCGCCGCCCGCCACGCCCAGATCAGCATCCTTGGCTTCGCCGGGGCCGTTCACGACACAGCCCATGACCGCGTAGGTGATGTTCTCGTGGTTGATCTGCTTCAGGCCTTCCTCGATCTCGTTGGCGACGCGGTTGAGGTCGATCTGCACCCGGCCGCAGCTGGGGCAGCTCACCATGCGGAAGCCGCCGCTCCGCAGGGCCAGGGAGCGCAGCATCTCGTGGCCCACGCGGCATTCATCCTCGCCCTCGCCCGTGAGGGACACGCGGATGGTATCGCCCAGGCCCTCCGCCAGCAGAATGCCCATGCCCACGCTGGACCGGATGGTGCCGCCGAAGGGCGTGCCCGCCTCGGTGATGCCCAGGTGAAAGGGATAGTCCACCTGCTTCGCAAGCAGCCGGTAGGCCT
This sequence is a window from Geothrix sp. PMB-07. Protein-coding genes within it:
- a CDS encoding lysophospholipid acyltransferase family protein, translating into MASWRDTGFGGAVMAAWALATVPLTVVAILLAVPFLGRRRAFFTVGPLFARGLAWFCRVPFTLQGWEQLPEDIRQGRQSVIFMSNHESQLDPPMLVAALPVPAVYIAKKELKYVPFIGWAGWAAGVIFIDRGDRERAIRSIHDAAQQIRGGKNVVIFPEGTRSRTGTMLPFKKGGFALALDAGVPIVPMATLGGHQVLPPGSMRIRPGRYQLRMGAPVHPSEYGDREALMKEVRARIEALVTEARSSAPAHA
- the ric gene encoding iron-sulfur cluster repair di-iron protein; the encoded protein is MTLNLDTKVGALVLAHPETMRYLEGQGVDYCCGGHRSLREACEVAGRSPAEVLAGLATLGDSSAAPARNWAEASLTELMAHIEATHHAYLRSELPRLELLLEKVLGAHSENHPELDEVFDLFQELSMDLMPHLLKEEQILFPFIRSMESGAPAQACFGTVQSPIRVMESEHEIVGGLLVKLRVRTSDYTVPADGCATFRALYEGLKELEADLHLHIFLENQVLHPRATAMEAARQS
- a CDS encoding sigma 54-interacting transcriptional regulator, producing MPIPDLDAALTGARLVEEAGALLTLGEEPDRMVAHAFERLGQLVPYDLATVLLREGDGLRVAHAMGPLATPQLSEALIPVRGNLRLQNALKARSRPATFEEDDPGEDTFHGLLEMPHGHSCLVAPLRSQGETFGLMTLDAMVCRQYPDSVLHHVGVFASLLALGLKQAEHLARLAERERSLAEEVSYFREAQRRDVLQEPLRAESPAMRGILDQLRQVASTTATVLVTGETGTGKEKVAQTLHHLSPRREKPFIKVNCSALPATLIESELFGHVKGAFSGAATARKGRFELADGGTLFLDEIGDLPLDLQPKLLRAIQEKEIDPLGSEKSRKVDVRLVAATHTDLRAAVAEGRFREDLFYRLSVFPIHLPPLRERPDDIAALAEGFLDRFARENRRAPIQLPDAVRAQLEGYTWPGNVRELHNVLERAAILSAGRELRLPPGALPARGERASKPPTWEAQEQTYLERLLRHTRGKIAGADGAAALAGLAPSTLLSRLEKLGLRPRDFREA
- the yidD gene encoding membrane protein insertion efficiency factor YidD → MRFQPTAWLCRGAIRAYQATLSSHLPTQCKFTPTCSHYGLGCIQKYGTLRGGLLTSWRLLRCSPFTRGGIDPVP
- a CDS encoding serine/threonine-protein kinase — encoded protein: MNQDPSHFGSYRLLSRLGEGAMGEVWRALDLRLEREVAIKILKDADDLRRKALIGEAKLACQLNHPNIAHIYDAGEVDGTPFIAMELVEGRTLRALVGQPLEGEALLDLARQAASALSHAHQKGIVHRDIKPENLLLTDEGQLKILDFGIARRGVEDLPSGATSHHMTLVERTAPGYSQGTPAYMSPEQANGQALTGQSDQFSLGVVLYELATAVHPFLRGSLVDTLYAVTRDEPRPLSEARPDLPRTVQDAIHRLMAKAPKDRFPNLQALAAGLSENVATAMVSHLSRPVPTLRRKGRRWLLPAVGATLVVGAAAGLWLWRRSDGTGLGEARRASREDFTKGRRVVAVLPLEQMQPDSEHAWLSNSFADAMAFGLVRREDMAVVDRLRVVEAMHQLGDTPGQAPKAVGELGRQLKAELLVLGSYQVVGGQLRMGVRVLDAVRGATLHQFQLDRPVADLLKLEDELQQRLPQEMGLGSDPGSLRSQAKLPRTRELYTKALQVITDGNQDSIRLANSLLATAIEGEPDYAPARAEYAWTLAELGATTALSQGRYDEAQTLLRQGKQAAEQAIALDPSASQAYRALASIQLRMGDLEGSSRAALQAVRLDPADHKAYDVLADVFAGLEGDDNHQAARRYFEKSLALFPEGWQAHHRLGVFLQNEGELPLALQHADRALALRPAAEYAYVTAADALLWMGRSQEAELRLRAGLREIPGSNVLRSLMAYTAWDRSDRASAESYLRELEGVWPPDHSNTVLMTGLKQALAGDRAGAKATFEAYRQKLAAIDLSQRKHNERRVISVNLYFMARVVARLGDRAAAQALVELADRFHPGKLKVAQQDPVFH